A genomic region of Pseudopipra pipra isolate bDixPip1 chromosome W, bDixPip1.hap1, whole genome shotgun sequence contains the following coding sequences:
- the LOC135404560 gene encoding olfactory receptor 14J1-like codes for MSNSSSLPQFLLLAFADRRELQLLHFWLFLAISLAALLANGLILSAVACDHHLHTPMGFFLLNLSLTDLGCICTTVPKAMHNSLWNTGTITYTGCAAQVFFFLFFISAEFSLLTIMCYDRYVAICKPLHYGTLLGSRACAHMAAAAWATGFLTALLHTANTFSLPLCQGNALGQFFCEIPHILKLSCSHSGYLREIGLIRVTACLIFGGFVFFVFSYVQIFRAVLRIPSQQGRHKAFSTCLPHLAVVSLFISTLFFAHLKPPSISSPSLDLIVSLMYSVVSPTLNPLIYSLRNQELKDALRKLITGCFSEEINSPSSACYVPH; via the coding sequence atgtccaacagcagctccttgccccagttcctcctcctggcattcgcagacaggcgggagctgcagctcctgcacttctggctcttcctggccatctccctggctgccctcctggccaacggcctcatcctcagcgctgtagcctgtgaccaccacctgcacacccccatgggcttcttcctgctcaacctctccctcacagacctgggctgcatctgcaccactgtccccaaagccatgcacaattccctctggaacaCCGGAACCATcacctacacaggatgtgctgcacaggtctttttctttctgttcttcatctcagcagagttttccctcctcaccatcatgtgctacgaccgctacgttgccatctgcaaacccctgcactacgggaccctcctgggcagcagagcttgtgcccacatggcagcagctgcctgggccactgggtttctcactgctctgctgcacacagccaatacattttccctgcccctgtgccagggcaatgccctgggccagttcttctgtgaaatcccacacatcctcaagctctcctgctcacactcaggctacctcagggaaattgggctcattcGGGTTACTGCCTGTCTAatatttggtggttttgttttctttgttttctcctatgtgcagatcttcagggctgtgctgaggatcccctctcagcagggacggcacaaagccttttccacctgcctccctcacctggccgtggtctccctgtttatCAGCACTTTATTCTTTGCCCACCTGAAGCCCccttccatctcctccccatccctagATCTTATTGTGTCACTCATGTATTCAGTGGTGTCTCcaacactgaaccccctcatctacagcctgaggaaccaggagctcaaggatgccctgaggaaactcataactgggtgtttttcagaagaaataaactctccttcttctgcttgttatgtacctcattaa